The DNA segment ATCGAAACAGGGCGTAGCTTGGCTTTTCGAAGCCAGCAGCATCGAGCAGACCACTGTCAGTCGTTCGAACCGGCCATTTACCGTGGGATTCACCCATGTAGTTAATGCCAGTCCAAAGAAACAACCCAGCGACATGTTCGCGTTCCAATACGGCTTTCCACTCATGCCATTGAGGTAGGTTTTCGTTACCGATGATAGGCAGGTGAGGGTAGTGCTCGTGGCCATAGTCGTAAACCACGCGTCGGTAACTAAAGCCTATGACGTCTAAAGCGTCTGCATAACCGGATAGATAACTTGCGGATGGCAAAATGCAGTTGGCTGTGACAGGGCGAGTTGAGTCAAGTTGTTTGACCCATCGAGACAGTTGTTGCGCAGTTTGACCAATATCGGCTCCAATGCTTGGCAGCTCAGTGAGGTGTTGTTGGATTTGATCAGGGCTATGTGGCGGAAGGCTCCAAAAGTAATTCCCATCCCATTTCGCATCAAAGAATCCGGTAGCCTTTACATTACGGGGGTAAGTCCACTCAATTTCGTTACCAATACTCCACATAAAGATACAGGGGTGGTTGATATGTGAACTAAGTGTGTTTTTTAGATCTCGCTCAGCATCTTGCAGAAAATGTTCTGTATATCCACGACTGATAAAGTCATGGTGCCGTTCATTCATGTTGAGGCGTTTATCTTTGGGGTTGTCCCACTCATCAAAGAACTCATCTTGGACTAGAAAGCCGAGTTGATCACAAAGGTTAAGTAGACGCTTAGAGGCTGGGTTGTGTGCGATCCGGATTGCATTAACACCGCCGGCTTTGAGTTTGTTTAAGCGACGAACCCAAATTTCATCAGGTACCGCTGCCCCGACTATGCCACCGTCATGATGAAGGCAAACCCCTTTAATTATTGTTGATTCCCCGTTTAAGTAGAAGCCTGACTCGGACTTAAACTCGATACTGCGAAATCCGGTTTGTACTTTTAATTCATCTACCCAGATATCATTAATATAGATTTTGCTCACGACGCGATAAAGATTCGGAACGTCTGGAGACCAAAGGTGAGGTTGTTTCACTTCAATGGATAGGTTAACTAAAGTACTCGCAGAGGGAGTAAAGTCAGTGCGGTTTTCATTCACGACTTTAAGTGACTGCAAATCGATGACTTGCGTGACGAGTCGCCCGGTTGCTGAATGCTCTGTTTCTGGTGAACAGAGAGTAACGGATTGATTAATTGTCCCAAGACGATGGTCAGGTTGTTCTAGTTTTGCCTCGATGATGTTAGACCAAAGAGGAGAATAGTGATCTCCGGTAAGAATGAGTTCTACATCTCGATAGATACCTGAGCCTGTGTACCAGCGACTATCAACATAACGACGTCGGTCTACTTTGACCACGATCTCATTGTTGTCATTGAGGAACGGCGTAACGTCTAGAACGAAGGGAGAGTAGCCATAGTTCTGCTTATGGATTAGATTGCCGTTAAGCATGATCTCTGAGTTATTGTATATTCCATCAAAATGGATGAAACAACGCTTAAACTTGTTAGAAAGTGGATTGGAAAACGTTTTTTTATACCAACCTACACCCCCAGGTAAGTAGCCAGTCGCGCCATCGTATTGTTCACTAAATGGCAGCGATATACTCCAATCGTGAGGAAGAGTGATTGGATTCCAGTCATCGGGTTGAGGGTGCTCTTCGTTGAGTTGAAAGAGCCAGTCGTGGTTAAACAGACAAGTATGTCTAGGGGAAGGGTTCATCAAGCTATCCTTAGTTTTAGGTCGATAGGCGACATCACCAGTGACCGGCTGGACAGTGGAGAGGAGAGCTTGTCACTAGTTTTTGAAAGCACTGGCTCAGGGCTGAGCCAGTGCACAGTGTCAATTAATTACTATTTTGGAAGGTTCCAGCATCTAAGATTTGGCGTTTCACTCGATAACGACAGATGTAGTTCCAGTTCCAACTTGGGTCATATTTGTGGCAAACACCCCAGTTTAAGCCTGGTGCTTCGAAGCTGTCTTCATCTTCGTCTCGGAAGATACCAAGCGCCTCTGGTGCGCCCTTGATGTGAGACATTATTTCGAAGTTGATACCATCTTCCGCCCATTGAATCGTATTTTTCTCTGGGCCGTCAGTAGTAATAAGCGAAGCAATACCACCGTTATGATGCCAAACAGCCACTTCATGGCCGGAGTTTGAGATAGGGTTGTATTCAGACTTAACGTAAGGCCCAAGAATGTTGTCGGCGATCGCTACGCCATGCTTAATTTCTCGACCTCCCATGTTCATACTCTCTCCCATGGTTTCACCTTTGTAGTAGAGGTAAAACTTATCATTGAAGAACATGAGACAAGGATCGTGCACCTTGTGACTGTCAAAGCTGCCTTTAGCGCTGACATGGAAACGATTATCTTCATCTCCTTCCCACTCGCCATCTTTTTCAGGGCTTAGGATAGGCGCATTAGATTTGGTCCAAGGGCCAAATGGGCTATCAGACCAAGCTAGGGCAATTTCTTCAAATTGACGATTGGTATAAGGCGATTGAACAGTTTGGTAAACAAGGTAATAAAGTCCTTTGTGTGCCAGAACTTCAGGGGTGAATACCGCTCTGTCATCATAAGAGCCTGGTTCACCAGCTTGAATTGCTGGGCCTTGTTCTTTCCAGGTGATGCCATCGGCAGAAGTGGCATGCCATACTTCCGTCTTATCCCATGGGAAGACTTTGTCCTCTATGTTGCCAGTAAAACCTTTTGTTTCACCTTCTCCTTTTGTATACCAACAGTGATATAAATCATCGACTTGGATAACCGCGGTAGGATCTCGACGAATAACGCCTTCCTCATAAGCAAAGTCACCTTTCAATTCTTGTACATCAAATTCAATCAGCCATTCTGGACCACGGCTGTCATAACCGCGTTCAATAGCACGCAGACTCGCTAAGCTGAGTTTCTTGTTCGATGAATTCATCAGACGTCTCTCTAATTACTACAAATTTTAAATAAAGGTAAACCAATTTGGCATTTGTGTCTATTTACTGGTCTGTAAAATCATGACTGTTTGGTAATAAGGTGATGCAAAACACAATTTTAAACATTGATAGCATCAATGTTTCTGTTGACCAGGGTTTTCTTTTAAACTACATCTCGCGTTATAAGTGGTTGAATATCAACGAATAATTAGACCTCGATCACTGAAATTGGTAGTTGGAATTTCAAGTTAGGTTAATCTTTGGTCGCAAATTGTTAAACCTGTCACTGATCATTGGTTTGCCATTTTGTAATAATAGTGACATTGGAGCTTGATTGGTAAACCAGCTTCATAATTTCAATTACCATCTACTCAATCTTTAAGGAAAAAAGATGAAACATAAAATCCTGAAGTACTCTGCAGTGTGTTCCAGCCTTATGTTCGCACTCTCTGCACATGCAAATACGCCTGAGGGGCTAGCTTTTCATGGCTATCTAATGTACGGCACGGGCTTTACAAATGATGAGGTGTTGAACGAAGCCGCTTATGACTGGGCTGGAACCGGGGGAAATATTTTTCGACTACCTGGTCAATATCATGCCGATTCATCGGCTGGCCGTTTAGGTAATGACGGCAACTGGTTACAATTGCATTCTGACTACGGTTTGAATATGAATGATATGAACTGGGGTGTTCATGTGATGTTCTCATCAAACGGTTACTCAGACAATTTCGTACCAGAGTGGATTTATGTCGATGCGGCTGGTGTTTTTCCAGCAATGCCAGATGCTACTGTTTGGGCTGGCCAAAAATATGTTAACCGTGTATCAACCCCATTAGTTGTCAATGAAGCGCTTGCAAGTGACGGTCGCGGCTTTGGTATTGAGAAAATTGACCTAGATTTTGCTGCACTCGATTTGTCTGTGACAAGAAACCTATATAATTCATACACAAATGGTGACATGAATCAAGGTGACACAGTTTTGTTCTCATCTGCACTTCGTGGCATGGATATCACTG comes from the Vibrio astriarenae genome and includes:
- a CDS encoding glycoside hydrolase family 117 protein, with amino-acid sequence MNSSNKKLSLASLRAIERGYDSRGPEWLIEFDVQELKGDFAYEEGVIRRDPTAVIQVDDLYHCWYTKGEGETKGFTGNIEDKVFPWDKTEVWHATSADGITWKEQGPAIQAGEPGSYDDRAVFTPEVLAHKGLYYLVYQTVQSPYTNRQFEEIALAWSDSPFGPWTKSNAPILSPEKDGEWEGDEDNRFHVSAKGSFDSHKVHDPCLMFFNDKFYLYYKGETMGESMNMGGREIKHGVAIADNILGPYVKSEYNPISNSGHEVAVWHHNGGIASLITTDGPEKNTIQWAEDGINFEIMSHIKGAPEALGIFRDEDEDSFEAPGLNWGVCHKYDPSWNWNYICRYRVKRQILDAGTFQNSN
- a CDS encoding glycoside hydrolase family 2 TIM barrel-domain containing protein, which produces MNPSPRHTCLFNHDWLFQLNEEHPQPDDWNPITLPHDWSISLPFSEQYDGATGYLPGGVGWYKKTFSNPLSNKFKRCFIHFDGIYNNSEIMLNGNLIHKQNYGYSPFVLDVTPFLNDNNEIVVKVDRRRYVDSRWYTGSGIYRDVELILTGDHYSPLWSNIIEAKLEQPDHRLGTINQSVTLCSPETEHSATGRLVTQVIDLQSLKVVNENRTDFTPSASTLVNLSIEVKQPHLWSPDVPNLYRVVSKIYINDIWVDELKVQTGFRSIEFKSESGFYLNGESTIIKGVCLHHDGGIVGAAVPDEIWVRRLNKLKAGGVNAIRIAHNPASKRLLNLCDQLGFLVQDEFFDEWDNPKDKRLNMNERHHDFISRGYTEHFLQDAERDLKNTLSSHINHPCIFMWSIGNEIEWTYPRNVKATGFFDAKWDGNYFWSLPPHSPDQIQQHLTELPSIGADIGQTAQQLSRWVKQLDSTRPVTANCILPSASYLSGYADALDVIGFSYRRVVYDYGHEHYPHLPIIGNENLPQWHEWKAVLEREHVAGLFLWTGINYMGESHGKWPVRTTDSGLLDAAGFEKPSYALFRSLWNDTPFVRGFTVSANETDYVLDKTAFSAFEKDPQAWKTKLWVWDKRHTHWNYMENEWVVVEAYSNCDEVELAISGLSFGRLALNDRDDRVFRWVVPFEHGALTLHGFNQGELVTQHTIHTSETATKLSVADETDDKQADYRQLVIQLKDRVGRDVTHHEHQLSFDVEGCEWIGCDNGHEANITPHTDTMITTYQGRALAIVKRRPDQQGQVTISTTDGVTLTHLL